The following proteins come from a genomic window of Xiphophorus couchianus chromosome 19, X_couchianus-1.0, whole genome shotgun sequence:
- the LOC114133851 gene encoding vacuolar protein 8-like isoform X1 produces MASDLCDRCSRLIRDFAARLRRVWEEFKYNLEEVFGELLQCTCFGNAPERRMAQDFSSLQLMCDDGTQVFNQRSLQALNRLAASQNADLQMSAAKYYLHISHHLKSPLPDAFLEPITALLLSPDLDVQKTTSFALVNLLVKKNVCKESVIETGMLVPLLELFQSGDPMAQCHSCACVAMLASSESNRDSVLVDGVMPLLALAKSYDPAVQLNAAWALLHLTHSDWSTRALCQAGGIPVLVLLLQSSRSEVQFYSCTALCNIAAVQEHHPKLLSVGGHYLSKSLLTLMSSSVEKNAAQACRCLQSLSKNVRVQEHLMELNCVLPLKSLLKTSNTVWMQTALKLLCTLTAHPPNCDLLMSEGLLREVGQLLHHFSSNSALISQSCELIADLCGACMDEQAVTESLCLSGLLRGLESPSLSDETLLRVTLCLRHLMSWEGLRTTLSTSVSPEQVWRLVQLSGQTRNPELSYNSAAIIHTFELTEGFLQLLRPHYSAVSKYLFLFLKRKDVQFQQLGIAAIAKLKNDRDFLTAVTDGDLEARLSHRHAETEETRRLP; encoded by the exons ATGGCCTCCGACCTGTGTGACAGGTGCTCCCGATTGATCCGAGACTTCGCTGCACGTCTGAGGAGAGTTTGGGAGGAGTTCAAGTACAATCTGGAGGAAGTTTTTGGAGAACTTCTCCAATGTACCTGCTTTGGGAACGCTCCTGAGAGGAGGATGGCTCAAGATTTCTCGTCATTGCAGCTCATGTGTG ATGATGGAACTCAGGTTTTCAATCAAAGAAGCCTCCAAGCACTGAACCGACTTGCAGCCTCTCAAAACGCAGATCTACAAATGTCTGCAGCCAAATATTACCTGCACATCAGTCACCACT TGAAATCTCCCTTACCAGATGCCTTCTTGGAACCAATCACGGCTCTTCTTTTGTCCCCTGACCTGGATGTGCAGAAGACTACTTCCTTTGCCCTGGTTAATCTATTAGTTAAGAAGAATG TTTGTAAAGAGTCGGTGATCGAGACGGGGATGTTGGTGCCGCTGCTGGAGTTGTTCCAGTCTGGGGATCCGATGGCTCAGTGTCACTCTTGTGCCTGCGTAGCCATGCTGGCGTCCTCAG AATCGAACAGAGATTCTGTTTTGGTGGATGGAGTGATGCCTCTGTTGGCTTTGGCAAAATCCTACGATCCAGCGGTACAGCTGAATGCAGCATGGGCCCTGTTACATCTCACCCACTCAG aTTGGTCGACAAGAGCTCTGTGTCAAGCAGGGGGCATCCCTGTCTTGGTTCTCCTGCTGCAGTCCTCCAGGTCAGAAGTTCAGTTTTACAGCTGCACAGCTCTTTGCAACATCGCCGCTGTTCAAGAGCATCACCCAAAGTTGCTCAGCGTCGGGGGTCATTATTTGTCTAAGTCACTTTTGACGCTGATGTCTTCCTCTGTAGAAAAG aatgcaGCCCAAGCATGCAGATGCCTTCAGAGTCTTTCAAAGAATG TTCGGGTCCAGGAACATCTCATGGAGCTTAACTGTGTGTTGCCTCTGAAGTCCCTGCTCAAAACTTCGAACACCGTATGGATGCAGACAGCTCTAAAGCTGCTGTGTACGCTGACCGCACACCCACCAAACTGT GATCTCCTGATGAGTGAAGGACTGTTGAGGGAAGTCGGTCAGCTGCTTCATCATTTCAGCTCAAACTCTGCTCTGATCTCACAAAGCTGCGAGCTCATCGCTGACCTCTGCGGTGCCTGCATGGACGAGCAG GCTGTGACGGAGAGCCTGTGCTTATCAGGGCTGCTCCGAGGACTTGAGTCTCCTTCCCTGTCAGATGAGACGTTGCTGCGTGTGACTTTGTGTTTACGTCACCTGATGAGCTGGg AGGGGCTAAGGACTACGTTGTCCACTTCAGTGTCACCAGAGCAGGTTTGGAGACTGGTGCAGCTTTCTGGACAGACAAGAAATCCTGAGTTGTCGTACAACTCTGCAGCCATCATACACACGTTTGAACTGACGG AAGGCTTCCTCCAGCTGCTGAGGCCTCACTACAGCGCGGTgtctaaatatttgtttctcttcCTCAAAAGGAAAGATGTTCAATTCCAGCAGCTTGGCATTGCTGCTATAGCTAAACTGAagaatg ATAGAGACTTTTTAACGGCGGTGACCGACGGTGACCTGGAGGCTCGGCTGTCGCACAGACATGCAGAGACGGAGGAGACGAGGCGGCTGCCGTGA
- the LOC114133851 gene encoding vacuolar protein 8-like isoform X2 has translation MAQDFSSLQLMCDDGTQVFNQRSLQALNRLAASQNADLQMSAAKYYLHISHHLKSPLPDAFLEPITALLLSPDLDVQKTTSFALVNLLVKKNVCKESVIETGMLVPLLELFQSGDPMAQCHSCACVAMLASSESNRDSVLVDGVMPLLALAKSYDPAVQLNAAWALLHLTHSDWSTRALCQAGGIPVLVLLLQSSRSEVQFYSCTALCNIAAVQEHHPKLLSVGGHYLSKSLLTLMSSSVEKNAAQACRCLQSLSKNVRVQEHLMELNCVLPLKSLLKTSNTVWMQTALKLLCTLTAHPPNCDLLMSEGLLREVGQLLHHFSSNSALISQSCELIADLCGACMDEQAVTESLCLSGLLRGLESPSLSDETLLRVTLCLRHLMSWEGLRTTLSTSVSPEQVWRLVQLSGQTRNPELSYNSAAIIHTFELTEGFLQLLRPHYSAVSKYLFLFLKRKDVQFQQLGIAAIAKLKNDRDFLTAVTDGDLEARLSHRHAETEETRRLP, from the exons ATGGCTCAAGATTTCTCGTCATTGCAGCTCATGTGTG ATGATGGAACTCAGGTTTTCAATCAAAGAAGCCTCCAAGCACTGAACCGACTTGCAGCCTCTCAAAACGCAGATCTACAAATGTCTGCAGCCAAATATTACCTGCACATCAGTCACCACT TGAAATCTCCCTTACCAGATGCCTTCTTGGAACCAATCACGGCTCTTCTTTTGTCCCCTGACCTGGATGTGCAGAAGACTACTTCCTTTGCCCTGGTTAATCTATTAGTTAAGAAGAATG TTTGTAAAGAGTCGGTGATCGAGACGGGGATGTTGGTGCCGCTGCTGGAGTTGTTCCAGTCTGGGGATCCGATGGCTCAGTGTCACTCTTGTGCCTGCGTAGCCATGCTGGCGTCCTCAG AATCGAACAGAGATTCTGTTTTGGTGGATGGAGTGATGCCTCTGTTGGCTTTGGCAAAATCCTACGATCCAGCGGTACAGCTGAATGCAGCATGGGCCCTGTTACATCTCACCCACTCAG aTTGGTCGACAAGAGCTCTGTGTCAAGCAGGGGGCATCCCTGTCTTGGTTCTCCTGCTGCAGTCCTCCAGGTCAGAAGTTCAGTTTTACAGCTGCACAGCTCTTTGCAACATCGCCGCTGTTCAAGAGCATCACCCAAAGTTGCTCAGCGTCGGGGGTCATTATTTGTCTAAGTCACTTTTGACGCTGATGTCTTCCTCTGTAGAAAAG aatgcaGCCCAAGCATGCAGATGCCTTCAGAGTCTTTCAAAGAATG TTCGGGTCCAGGAACATCTCATGGAGCTTAACTGTGTGTTGCCTCTGAAGTCCCTGCTCAAAACTTCGAACACCGTATGGATGCAGACAGCTCTAAAGCTGCTGTGTACGCTGACCGCACACCCACCAAACTGT GATCTCCTGATGAGTGAAGGACTGTTGAGGGAAGTCGGTCAGCTGCTTCATCATTTCAGCTCAAACTCTGCTCTGATCTCACAAAGCTGCGAGCTCATCGCTGACCTCTGCGGTGCCTGCATGGACGAGCAG GCTGTGACGGAGAGCCTGTGCTTATCAGGGCTGCTCCGAGGACTTGAGTCTCCTTCCCTGTCAGATGAGACGTTGCTGCGTGTGACTTTGTGTTTACGTCACCTGATGAGCTGGg AGGGGCTAAGGACTACGTTGTCCACTTCAGTGTCACCAGAGCAGGTTTGGAGACTGGTGCAGCTTTCTGGACAGACAAGAAATCCTGAGTTGTCGTACAACTCTGCAGCCATCATACACACGTTTGAACTGACGG AAGGCTTCCTCCAGCTGCTGAGGCCTCACTACAGCGCGGTgtctaaatatttgtttctcttcCTCAAAAGGAAAGATGTTCAATTCCAGCAGCTTGGCATTGCTGCTATAGCTAAACTGAagaatg ATAGAGACTTTTTAACGGCGGTGACCGACGGTGACCTGGAGGCTCGGCTGTCGCACAGACATGCAGAGACGGAGGAGACGAGGCGGCTGCCGTGA
- the map7a gene encoding ensconsin isoform X1: MPGSIPSMAVQKKQSVVPPSQGPLSTSAIESQRVGHRPEGTRENGSYFKPSPPQTRKTTCSANKSIQICNATLRVSAAGNGLNVDERLKAARERREEQQKLLVSRELSRLEREQRARSYYEQQLQERRKKLLEQRLKEERRRAAVEEKRKQRLREEKERHETAVRRTIERSQKAQQQLSQSSRGRKPVKNAPRRLPLTTWERDLVSRLLTPTCSYLARSKSAACRSGEEVVHVCRRAASCQSTAAIPSSAIITPKLRHQSVSAHRRPPASPSSTSSQQRRISPAQIKKVRQEAVKKTPNSGSAKRSSAAAVNGVKSPTSTQSRTASPSPERSSRRSISRHSTPLHLELPAVPEEDAAVYFSAGNTRPVSAPDKGQQQTQRQENLTEITEIRQRWTPRPTLPDAQVEGSTGTAADGTPRPAEVMLRPSPGTTDPKEASRLLAEKRREARLQREKEEQERLQREEAERRSREEQQCRRAEEQARQEAQARRLVEEKRKREEEEQRRAEEERAQAMREAALLQKQREEELAKERARAEQMKQEREIAAQKEEAERQARKKRLEEIMRRTRRTDSPDTKSVSARTLPKENTQPPHNGTIEDAAKTPVGTKTAQLGLGNEDDVVPVVAFKERRSLRALSGLEDIQTKQRAEVI; this comes from the exons ATGCCAGGCTCAATACCTAGCATGGCTGTACAGAAGAAGCAGAGTGTCGTCCCTCCATCGCAGGGACCACTTTCTACATCGGCCATCGAGAGCCAGAGGGTCGGACACAGACCTGAAGGAACACGAG AGAATGGCTCTTATTTCAAACCGAGTCCTCCACAGACGAGGAAAACAACCTGCTCTGCCAACAAGTCCATCCAAATCTGCAACGCTACCCTACGGGTTTCTGCAG cTGGTAACGGGCTGAATGTCGACGAACGGTTGAAAGCAGCGCGAGAAAGACGAGAGGAGCAGCAGAAGTTGCTCG TCTCCCGGGAGCTGAGCCGACTGGAGCGGGAACAGCGAGCCAGGAGCTACTATGAACAACAACTACAGGAGCGGAGGAAGAAACTCCTGGAGCAAAGGCTtaaggaggagaggaggagagcagcCGTGGAGGAGAAACGCAAGCAGAGGCTGAGGGAGGAAAAG GAGCGACATGAAACTGCCGTGCGCAGGACAATAGAGAGGAGCCAGAAggcccagcagcagctcagtcaAAGCTCCAGAGGCAGGAAGCCCGTTAAAAACG CTCCACGTCGCCTGCCTCTGACGACGTGGGAGAGGGATCTGGTCAGTCGCCTCCTCACCCCTACATGCTCTTATCTGGCTAGAAGCAAGAGTGCTGCTTGTAGGTCCGGAGAAGAAG TTGTCCATGTTTGTCGTCGTGCAGCTTCATGCCAGTCGACGGCTGCCATCCCATCCTCCGCCATTATCACTCCCAAACTCCGACATCAGTCAGTTTCAGCCCACCGCAGGCCGCCCGCCTCACCTTCCTCCACCAGCAGCCAGCAACGACGCATCAGCCCCGCACAG ATTAAAAAAGTGAGACAGGAAGCCGTGAAGAAGACCCCCAACAGCGGCTCTGCCAAAAGATCGTCCGCTGCTGCTGTTAACGGTGTGAAGTCGCCCACCTCCACTCAGAGCAGAACAGCCTCCCCGTCACCGGAGCG GAGCTCAAGAAGATCAATCAGCAGACACTCCACCCCCCTGCACCTCGAGCTCCCAGCTGTTCCTGAGGAAGACGCTGCTGTTTACTTCTCTGCTGGCAACACACGGCCTGTCAGCGCACCAGATAAAGGTCAACAGCAGACACAGAGGCAAGAAAATCTCACAGAGATCACAGAGATCAGGCAGCGTTGGACGCCACGTCCAACGCTGCCTGATGCACAGGTAGAGGGCTCCACCGGGACAGCAGCAGATGGAA CTCCACGGCCTGCAGAGGTCATGCTTCGACCTTCACCTGGCACCACTGACCCGAAGGAGGCCTCACGACTTCTGGCTGAAAAGAGGAGAGAGGCTCGCCTGCAGCGGGAGAAAGAGGAGCAGGAGCGCCTGCAGAGAGAGGAAGCCGAAAG GCGGAGTCGCGAGGAACAGCAGTGCAGGAGGGCAGAGGAGCAGGCTCGACAGGAGGCCCAGGCCAGGCGTCTGgtggaggagaagaggaagagggaggaggaggagcagagaagAGCTGAAGAGGAGAGAGCTCAGGCAATGAGGGAGGCTGCCCTTCTGCAGAAGCAG AGAGAGGAGGAACTGGCTAAAGAGCGAGCACGAGCTGAACAAATGAAGCAAGAGCGAGAGATCGCTGCACAGAAAGAGGAGGCAGAGCGCCAAGCGAGGAAAAAG CGACTTGAGGAGATCATGCGGAGAACCAGAAGAACAGATTCACCAGATACG AAATCTGTGTCGGCGCGGACCCTACCGAAGGAAAACACGCAGCCTCCGCACAATGGGACGATAGAGGACGCCGCCAAGACGCCGGTGGGGACTAAAACCGCTCAGCTGGGGTTGGGCAACGAGGACGATGTGGTCCCTGTGGTGGCCTTCAAGGAGCGCAGGTCCCTGAGAGCGCTCTCCGGCCTGGAGGACATCCAGACCAAACAGAGAGCAG AAGTCATCTGA
- the map7a gene encoding ensconsin isoform X2, protein MPGSIPSMAVQKKQSVVPPSQGPLSTSAIESQRVGHRPEGTRAGNGLNVDERLKAARERREEQQKLLVSRELSRLEREQRARSYYEQQLQERRKKLLEQRLKEERRRAAVEEKRKQRLREEKERHETAVRRTIERSQKAQQQLSQSSRGRKPVKNAPRRLPLTTWERDLVSRLLTPTCSYLARSKSAACRSGEEVVHVCRRAASCQSTAAIPSSAIITPKLRHQSVSAHRRPPASPSSTSSQQRRISPAQIKKVRQEAVKKTPNSGSAKRSSAAAVNGVKSPTSTQSRTASPSPERSSRRSISRHSTPLHLELPAVPEEDAAVYFSAGNTRPVSAPDKGQQQTQRQENLTEITEIRQRWTPRPTLPDAQVEGSTGTAADGTPRPAEVMLRPSPGTTDPKEASRLLAEKRREARLQREKEEQERLQREEAERRSREEQQCRRAEEQARQEAQARRLVEEKRKREEEEQRRAEEERAQAMREAALLQKQREEELAKERARAEQMKQEREIAAQKEEAERQARKKRLEEIMRRTRRTDSPDTKSVSARTLPKENTQPPHNGTIEDAAKTPVGTKTAQLGLGNEDDVVPVVAFKERRSLRALSGLEDIQTKQRAEVI, encoded by the exons ATGCCAGGCTCAATACCTAGCATGGCTGTACAGAAGAAGCAGAGTGTCGTCCCTCCATCGCAGGGACCACTTTCTACATCGGCCATCGAGAGCCAGAGGGTCGGACACAGACCTGAAGGAACACGAG cTGGTAACGGGCTGAATGTCGACGAACGGTTGAAAGCAGCGCGAGAAAGACGAGAGGAGCAGCAGAAGTTGCTCG TCTCCCGGGAGCTGAGCCGACTGGAGCGGGAACAGCGAGCCAGGAGCTACTATGAACAACAACTACAGGAGCGGAGGAAGAAACTCCTGGAGCAAAGGCTtaaggaggagaggaggagagcagcCGTGGAGGAGAAACGCAAGCAGAGGCTGAGGGAGGAAAAG GAGCGACATGAAACTGCCGTGCGCAGGACAATAGAGAGGAGCCAGAAggcccagcagcagctcagtcaAAGCTCCAGAGGCAGGAAGCCCGTTAAAAACG CTCCACGTCGCCTGCCTCTGACGACGTGGGAGAGGGATCTGGTCAGTCGCCTCCTCACCCCTACATGCTCTTATCTGGCTAGAAGCAAGAGTGCTGCTTGTAGGTCCGGAGAAGAAG TTGTCCATGTTTGTCGTCGTGCAGCTTCATGCCAGTCGACGGCTGCCATCCCATCCTCCGCCATTATCACTCCCAAACTCCGACATCAGTCAGTTTCAGCCCACCGCAGGCCGCCCGCCTCACCTTCCTCCACCAGCAGCCAGCAACGACGCATCAGCCCCGCACAG ATTAAAAAAGTGAGACAGGAAGCCGTGAAGAAGACCCCCAACAGCGGCTCTGCCAAAAGATCGTCCGCTGCTGCTGTTAACGGTGTGAAGTCGCCCACCTCCACTCAGAGCAGAACAGCCTCCCCGTCACCGGAGCG GAGCTCAAGAAGATCAATCAGCAGACACTCCACCCCCCTGCACCTCGAGCTCCCAGCTGTTCCTGAGGAAGACGCTGCTGTTTACTTCTCTGCTGGCAACACACGGCCTGTCAGCGCACCAGATAAAGGTCAACAGCAGACACAGAGGCAAGAAAATCTCACAGAGATCACAGAGATCAGGCAGCGTTGGACGCCACGTCCAACGCTGCCTGATGCACAGGTAGAGGGCTCCACCGGGACAGCAGCAGATGGAA CTCCACGGCCTGCAGAGGTCATGCTTCGACCTTCACCTGGCACCACTGACCCGAAGGAGGCCTCACGACTTCTGGCTGAAAAGAGGAGAGAGGCTCGCCTGCAGCGGGAGAAAGAGGAGCAGGAGCGCCTGCAGAGAGAGGAAGCCGAAAG GCGGAGTCGCGAGGAACAGCAGTGCAGGAGGGCAGAGGAGCAGGCTCGACAGGAGGCCCAGGCCAGGCGTCTGgtggaggagaagaggaagagggaggaggaggagcagagaagAGCTGAAGAGGAGAGAGCTCAGGCAATGAGGGAGGCTGCCCTTCTGCAGAAGCAG AGAGAGGAGGAACTGGCTAAAGAGCGAGCACGAGCTGAACAAATGAAGCAAGAGCGAGAGATCGCTGCACAGAAAGAGGAGGCAGAGCGCCAAGCGAGGAAAAAG CGACTTGAGGAGATCATGCGGAGAACCAGAAGAACAGATTCACCAGATACG AAATCTGTGTCGGCGCGGACCCTACCGAAGGAAAACACGCAGCCTCCGCACAATGGGACGATAGAGGACGCCGCCAAGACGCCGGTGGGGACTAAAACCGCTCAGCTGGGGTTGGGCAACGAGGACGATGTGGTCCCTGTGGTGGCCTTCAAGGAGCGCAGGTCCCTGAGAGCGCTCTCCGGCCTGGAGGACATCCAGACCAAACAGAGAGCAG AAGTCATCTGA
- the map7a gene encoding ensconsin isoform X3, with amino-acid sequence MPGSIPSMAVQKKQSVVPPSQGPLSTSAIESQRVGHRPEGTRENGSYFKPSPPQTRKTTCSANKSIQICNATLRVSAAGNGLNVDERLKAARERREEQQKLLVSRELSRLEREQRARSYYEQQLQERRKKLLEQRLKEERRRAAVEEKRKQRLREEKERHETAVRRTIERSQKAQQQLSQSSRGRKPVKNASCQSTAAIPSSAIITPKLRHQSVSAHRRPPASPSSTSSQQRRISPAQIKKVRQEAVKKTPNSGSAKRSSAAAVNGVKSPTSTQSRTASPSPERSSRRSISRHSTPLHLELPAVPEEDAAVYFSAGNTRPVSAPDKGQQQTQRQENLTEITEIRQRWTPRPTLPDAQVEGSTGTAADGTPRPAEVMLRPSPGTTDPKEASRLLAEKRREARLQREKEEQERLQREEAERRSREEQQCRRAEEQARQEAQARRLVEEKRKREEEEQRRAEEERAQAMREAALLQKQREEELAKERARAEQMKQEREIAAQKEEAERQARKKRLEEIMRRTRRTDSPDTKSVSARTLPKENTQPPHNGTIEDAAKTPVGTKTAQLGLGNEDDVVPVVAFKERRSLRALSGLEDIQTKQRAEVI; translated from the exons ATGCCAGGCTCAATACCTAGCATGGCTGTACAGAAGAAGCAGAGTGTCGTCCCTCCATCGCAGGGACCACTTTCTACATCGGCCATCGAGAGCCAGAGGGTCGGACACAGACCTGAAGGAACACGAG AGAATGGCTCTTATTTCAAACCGAGTCCTCCACAGACGAGGAAAACAACCTGCTCTGCCAACAAGTCCATCCAAATCTGCAACGCTACCCTACGGGTTTCTGCAG cTGGTAACGGGCTGAATGTCGACGAACGGTTGAAAGCAGCGCGAGAAAGACGAGAGGAGCAGCAGAAGTTGCTCG TCTCCCGGGAGCTGAGCCGACTGGAGCGGGAACAGCGAGCCAGGAGCTACTATGAACAACAACTACAGGAGCGGAGGAAGAAACTCCTGGAGCAAAGGCTtaaggaggagaggaggagagcagcCGTGGAGGAGAAACGCAAGCAGAGGCTGAGGGAGGAAAAG GAGCGACATGAAACTGCCGTGCGCAGGACAATAGAGAGGAGCCAGAAggcccagcagcagctcagtcaAAGCTCCAGAGGCAGGAAGCCCGTTAAAAACG CTTCATGCCAGTCGACGGCTGCCATCCCATCCTCCGCCATTATCACTCCCAAACTCCGACATCAGTCAGTTTCAGCCCACCGCAGGCCGCCCGCCTCACCTTCCTCCACCAGCAGCCAGCAACGACGCATCAGCCCCGCACAG ATTAAAAAAGTGAGACAGGAAGCCGTGAAGAAGACCCCCAACAGCGGCTCTGCCAAAAGATCGTCCGCTGCTGCTGTTAACGGTGTGAAGTCGCCCACCTCCACTCAGAGCAGAACAGCCTCCCCGTCACCGGAGCG GAGCTCAAGAAGATCAATCAGCAGACACTCCACCCCCCTGCACCTCGAGCTCCCAGCTGTTCCTGAGGAAGACGCTGCTGTTTACTTCTCTGCTGGCAACACACGGCCTGTCAGCGCACCAGATAAAGGTCAACAGCAGACACAGAGGCAAGAAAATCTCACAGAGATCACAGAGATCAGGCAGCGTTGGACGCCACGTCCAACGCTGCCTGATGCACAGGTAGAGGGCTCCACCGGGACAGCAGCAGATGGAA CTCCACGGCCTGCAGAGGTCATGCTTCGACCTTCACCTGGCACCACTGACCCGAAGGAGGCCTCACGACTTCTGGCTGAAAAGAGGAGAGAGGCTCGCCTGCAGCGGGAGAAAGAGGAGCAGGAGCGCCTGCAGAGAGAGGAAGCCGAAAG GCGGAGTCGCGAGGAACAGCAGTGCAGGAGGGCAGAGGAGCAGGCTCGACAGGAGGCCCAGGCCAGGCGTCTGgtggaggagaagaggaagagggaggaggaggagcagagaagAGCTGAAGAGGAGAGAGCTCAGGCAATGAGGGAGGCTGCCCTTCTGCAGAAGCAG AGAGAGGAGGAACTGGCTAAAGAGCGAGCACGAGCTGAACAAATGAAGCAAGAGCGAGAGATCGCTGCACAGAAAGAGGAGGCAGAGCGCCAAGCGAGGAAAAAG CGACTTGAGGAGATCATGCGGAGAACCAGAAGAACAGATTCACCAGATACG AAATCTGTGTCGGCGCGGACCCTACCGAAGGAAAACACGCAGCCTCCGCACAATGGGACGATAGAGGACGCCGCCAAGACGCCGGTGGGGACTAAAACCGCTCAGCTGGGGTTGGGCAACGAGGACGATGTGGTCCCTGTGGTGGCCTTCAAGGAGCGCAGGTCCCTGAGAGCGCTCTCCGGCCTGGAGGACATCCAGACCAAACAGAGAGCAG AAGTCATCTGA